A single window of Haliotis asinina isolate JCU_RB_2024 chromosome 5, JCU_Hal_asi_v2, whole genome shotgun sequence DNA harbors:
- the LOC137284840 gene encoding B9 domain-containing protein 1-like: MAASSVFMLMASGQIETAEFPEFDDIYCRYCYTHGPDWLITTGMEEGITQITKKSRDEKQIFVWNFPLDVTFKSTNPYGWPQLVIHAYGLDVFGTDVVRGYGTCHVPITPGRHKIRVPMFVPESSSPLQKLTSWFLGRRPEYVNPKVVAQGEGREVTRVRSQGFVTVSMNVIMKDMKKLGYDVVPSDVSSPSMPESVGVTTATEA, encoded by the exons ATGGCGGCATCTTCGGTATTTATGCTTATGGCCAGTGGTCAAATTGAAACAGCAGAG TTTCCGGAGTTCGATGACATCTACTGCAGATATTGTTACACACATGGCCCAGATTGGCTGATTACGACT ggcATGGAAGAGGGTATCACACAGATTACAAAGAAGAGTCGAGATGAGAAGCAAATATTTGTGTGGAATTTTCCGCTGGACGTCACTTTCAAAAGCACAAACCCATATGGAT GGCCACAGCTGGTTATCCATGCCTATGGCTTAGATGTGTTTGGTACGGATGTTGTGCGAGGCTACGGAACCTGCCATGTTCCCATCACACCTGGCAG ACACAAGATCCGTGTTCCAATGTTTGTTCCTGAGTCATCCTCCCCTCTACAGAAGTTAACAAGTTGGTTCCTTGGTCGCCGACCCGAATATGTGAACCCCAAGGTTGTGGCACAAGGTGAAGGTCGGGAAG TGACAAGAGTGCGATCACAAGGTTTTGTGACTGTCTCCATGAATGTGATCATGAAAGACATGAAGAAACTTGGTTATGATGTCGTCCCCTCTGATGTCAGCAGTCCCAGCATGCCTGAGTCAGTAGGCGTCACCACGGCAACAGAAGCATGA